One part of the Mytilus trossulus isolate FHL-02 chromosome 11, PNRI_Mtr1.1.1.hap1, whole genome shotgun sequence genome encodes these proteins:
- the LOC134689901 gene encoding uncharacterized protein LOC134689901, which produces MDSKLKSVRAGHKGAVTKLLVKFDELKSKTNTEVDEVKALDDAVTQKQKTLIDLNNRLLEQTSEENMEQEITDSDEYMYELDCKIRQIRKFIKSFETNIISQDTVGPSTSILNPDAYNFTPEARVNMNTCAIDSMNQQYSIHAPAVHTRPSENVMFQVQSEPRSSKSNYHRLPKLDLPYFNGDIIKWQTFWDCFESSIHDNDTLTPIQKFNYLKAQLERSAAQTVEGFALTNGNYETQSTFSEIGSDSLAN; this is translated from the coding sequence ATGGATTCAAAGCTGAAGTCAGTTCGTGCTGGACACAAAGGAGCCGTCACGAAGCTTCTGGTGAAATTCGACGAGTTAaagtcaaaaacaaacacagaaGTTGACGAAGTGAAAGCCCTTGATGATGCTGTCACGCAGAAACAGAAAACATTGATTGACCTGAATAACAGACTTTTGGAACAGACATCGGAGGAAAATATGGAGCAGGAAATCACCGACTCAGATGAGTATATGTACGAACTTGATTGCAAAATTAGACAAATTCGGAAATTCATTAAGtcctttgaaacaaatataatttcgCAAGATACTGTTGGTCCTTCAACGAGCATACTTAACCCTGACGCATATAATTTCACACCCGAAGCTAGAGTTAATATGAACACATGTGCTATAGATTCTATGAACCAGCAGTATTCAATTCACGCCCCTGCAGTGCATACCCGTCCGTCAGAGAATGTCATGTTTCAAGTCCAGTCAGAACCGAGATCTTCAAAATCTAATTACCATAGGCTTCCAAAGTTAGACTTACCCTATTTTAATGGAGATATTATCAAGTGGCAGACATTTTGGGATTGTTTCGAGTCATCGATACACGACAACGACACATTAACGCCAATCCAAAAGTTTAATTATCTGAAAGCCCAGCTGGAGAGAAGCGCCGCGCAAACAGTAGAGGGATTCGCTTTGACAAATGGTAACTACGAAACACAGTCGACCTTCTCAGAGATCGGTTCGGACAGCCTAGCAAACTGA